One Globicephala melas chromosome 6, mGloMel1.2, whole genome shotgun sequence genomic window carries:
- the LOC132597490 gene encoding interferon alpha-1-like, translating to MSPTLSLLLALVLLSCHSNCSLGCDLPQTHSLANTRALMLLRQMRRISPFSCLKDRKDFGFPQEAFGGNQFQKAQAIAVVHEMIQQTFQLFSTEGSAAAWDETLLDKFCTALYQQLTDLQACLMQEAGLEGTPLLKEDSILAVRKYFHRITVYLQEKKYSPCAWEIVRAEVMRSFSSSTNL from the coding sequence ATGTCCCCAACCTTGTCCTTACTCCTGGCCCTGGTGCTGCTCAGCTGCCACTCTAACTGCTCTCTGGGCTGTGACCTGCCTCAGACCCACAGCCTGGCTAACACGAGGGCCCTGATGCTCCTGCGACAGATGAGGAGAAtctcccccttctcctgcctGAAGGACAGAAAGGACTTTGGATTCCCCCAGGAGGCGTTTGGAGGCAACCAGTTCCAGAAGGCTCAAGCCATCGCTGTCGTCCATGAGATGATCCAGCAGACCTTCCAGCTCTTCAGCACAGAGGGCTCGGCTGCTGCTTGGGATGAGACCCTCCTGGACAAGTTCTGCACTGCACTTTATCAGCAGCTCACTGACCTGCAAGCCTGTCTGATGCAGGAGGCGGGGCTGGAAGGGACTCCCCTGCTGAAGGAGGACTCCATCCTGGCTGTGAGGAAATACTTCCACAGAATCACTGTCTATCTGCAAGAGAAGAAGTACAGCCCTTGTGCCTGGGAGATTGTCAGAGCAGAAGTCATGAGATCCTTCTCTTCATCAACGAACTTGTAA